The sequence below is a genomic window from Rhodococcus sp. 4CII.
TGAAAACCCAACAGCTTGTCAACCGCATACAACGGTTGCGAGCGCCTCCCGGAGTGGGAGAGCATGGTGACGGCCGACAGGTTGACCACGGCAAATTGAGTGGCAGAGTGGAGGCGATTCGCGCCGGACGGCAGGAAAGGCCAGGATTACTGACGTGACGTACACCATCGCAGAGCCCTGTGTCGACGTTCTGGACAAGGCATGCATCGAAGAATGCCCTGTCGACTGCATTTACGAAGGGGGTCGGATGCTCTATATCCACCCCGACGAATGCGTCGATTGCGGTGCCTGTGAGCCCGTCTGCCCCGTCGAAGCGATCTTCTACGAGGACGACGTCCCGGACCAGTGGGTCGAGTACACCAAGGCGAACGCCGACTTCTTCGACGACCTGGGGTCGCCCGGTGGCGCCGCGAAGCTCGGGAAGGTCGACTACGACCCGCCGTTCGTCAAGGCGCTGCCGCCCATGGCCGAGGGCGACTGACCTTCACCCCCGAACCGGCTACTGCTCCGACAGCCGGCCGCCGTCCATCCGCCACCGGCGGGTGCTGCGCGTCGAGTCCAGCATCCGCCGGTCGTGGGTGACGAGCAGCAGCGTGCCGTCGAAGTTCTCCATCGCCTGTTCGAGCTGTTCGATCGCGGGGAGGTCCAGGTGGTTGGTGGGCTCGTCGAGCACCAGCAGATTGACGCCCCTCGCCTGCAGCAGGGCAAGAGCCGCGCGGGTGCGTTCGCCGGGCGACAGTGACCCCGCCGGACGCAGCACGTGGTGTCCCTTGAGCCCGAACTTCGCGAGCAGGGTCCGCACCTCGGCGTCCGGCCAGTGCGGGACCTGCGCCGCGAAGGCGTCGGCCACCTTCTCCGTGCCCTCGAACAGCCCGCGGGCCTGATCGATCTCCCCGACGGCCACGCCGGAACCGAGCGTCGCGGTGCCCGCGTCGAGGGCGAGCTTGCCGAGCAGAACCTTCAGCAGGGTGGTCTTGCCCGAACCGTTGGCGCCGGTGACGATGATCCGGTCGCCCCAGTCGACCTGCGTGCTGACCGGGCCGAACGTGAAGTCGCGGTCCCCGCCCCACGCGACGGTGGCACCGTTCGCCGTTGCCACGACCGATCCGCTGCGCGGGGCGGCGGCGATCTCCATCCGCAGTTCCCACTCCTTGCGCGGCTCCTCGACCACCTCGAGCCGCTCGATCCGGCGCTGCGTCTGGCGGGCCTTCGCGGCCTGCTTCTCCGTCGACTCGGTGCGCAGACCCTTGCCGATCTTGTCGTTGTCCTTCGCCTTGCGGCGGGCATTGCGGACGCCGTGTTCCATCCAGTTCCGTTGCATCTGCGCGCGGTCCTCGAGGTCCGAGCGGGTCCCGGCGTACTCCTCGTACGCCTCCCGCGCGTGCCGGCGTGCGATCTCCCGTTCGGCGAGGTACGAGTCGTAACTGCCGTCGTAGACCGCGATCTGCTGCTGCGCGAGGTCGAGTTCGACGATGCCGGTCACGGTCCGCGCCAGGAACTCTCGATCGTGACTCACCACCACCATGGCCGCGCGACTCTCGGCGACGAACCGCTCGAGCTGCTCGAGCCCCACCAGGTCGAGGTCGTTGGTCGGCTCGTCGAGCAACAGCACGTCGTAGCGGGACAACAGCAGCGACGCCAGACCGGCCCGTGCGGCCTGTCCACCGGACAGCGACGTCATGTGCGCGTCCAGCGACACGCCGAGCCCGAGTTCGCTCACCACCTTCTCCGCGCGTTCGGCAAGGTCGGCGCCGCCCAGCGCCAGCCAGCGTTCCAGCGCGGGGGAGTAGAGGTCGTCGTCGGACTCGCCGAGAGTTTCGGCGGCGGCGTTCATGGTGAGCTCGGCCTCGGTGACCCCGGTTCTGCGGCCGAGGAAGTCGAGGACGGTCTCGCCGGCGATCCGGTCGGGTTCCTGGGCGAGGTAGCCGACGGCGGCATCGGGCGGGCTCAGCACGACACTGCCCTCGACGTCCGCCGACCCGATCCCGGCGAGGGTGGTCAGCAGCGTCGACTTGCCGGCTCCGTTCGCGCCCACGAGGCCGGTCACGTCGCCCGGCGCGACCGTCAGGTCGAGGCCGGAGAACAGGGTGCGCTCACCGCGCGAAGCCGACAGTCCGCTGATGCGCAGTGTTGCAGTCACCCGGCGATTATCCCCCCACCTGTGAGTGCTTGTTAACCGCGGGCGGTTACGAGTGCTCCCGGGCGGTTTACCGCTTGATCAGGCGGAACCAGCGCGGGTCGGCCTTCTTCAGCGGCCCCGGCATGCCGGTGGTGTCGGCGTCGACGTCCGAGACGAGTTTCCACTTCTCGAACGTCCGCTCCACGTCGGAGCGGGAGACGCCCCGCGGAATGGGTCCGCGATGACCGGGCCCGAACGCGAACATCAGCAGGGTGGCGTGCGGTTCGCTCACGGTCGTGACGTTGTCGGCGTACGCGGCCCGGTCGTGGTCGTTCAGCCCGTGGTAGCACCCGACGTCGAGGATCAGGTGGTACCCGCGGCCGACGGCATGCTCGAGGTCGGTGGCGTCCGCGTGCATGAATCGCGCGTCGACGCCGGCCTTCCGCGCCTTGGACCGCGCCTTGTCGAGCGCCAGCTGCACGGTGTCGATGCCGGTCACCTCCCAGCCGCGCCGCGCCATCTCGATGGCGTGGTCGCCGGTGCCGCATCCGACGTCGAGGACCTTCCCCGGTGGGATGTCGAAGGGATCGAGCAACGTCTCGATCTGGTTTCCGAAGATGCGTCCTGCTTTCACCCAGGGCGTGATCTTGAACCGATAGGCCAATGTGTATCCGAGGCCCATGTCCGCCCCTTCCACCGGGCGCGTCACCACCTGAACGCCGATGCCGTCGGATTACCCGGTTGCTGCGGAACAACACGCGCAAGTCCACATTCTGAGACGGCGGGGAACATCTCCCCGGATCGCCCGGTTGCACAGTCCCATGGGTTTCAACAATGCACAGAGTCCTGTACCTACGGTCACGCTCAACGACGGGAACAGCATTCCTGCCCTCGGCTTCGGCGTGTGGCAGGTGCCGGACGACGAGAGCCACGCAGCGGTCACCGAGGCACTGAAGGCCGGGTACCGCAGCATCGACACCGCCAAGATCTACGAGAACGAGACCGGGGTGGGCCGCGCGCTCGCCGACTCCGGCATCGCCCGTGACGAACTGTTCGTCACCACCAAACTGTGGAACGACGATCAGGGCTACGACTCCACCCTGCGGGCGTTCGACGACAGCCTGAATCGGCTCGGCCTCGACTACGTCGACCTGTACCTCATCCACTGGCCGGTGCCGTCCGCGGACCGGTACGTGGACACGTTCAAGGCTTTCCAGAAGATCAAGGCCGACGGTCGGGCCCGCTCGATCGGCGTCTCCAACTTCACCCCGGAGACCCTCGACCGGCTGATCGCCGAGACGGGTGAGGTGCCCGCGATCAACCAGGTGGAGCTGCACCCGCGGTTCAACCAGGCAGACCTGCGTGCCTTCCACACCGGCAAGGGCATCGCGACCGAGGCATGGAGCCCGCTGGGGCAGGGCACCGTCCTCGAGGACGAGTCGATTGCGAAGATCGCTGCAGCGCACGGGAAGACGACCGCCCAGGTGATCATCCGCTGGCACCTGCAGATCGGCAACGTGGTCATCCCCAAGTCGGTGACGCCGGAACGTATCGCCGCCAACTTCGACGTCTTCGACTTCGAACTGACCCCCGACGAGATCAACACGGTCGGCTCCCTCACCCGCGCGGACGGGCGAATCGGCCCCGATCCGGCGGCGTAGGCGGCTCCGCCGCCCGTGCGCCTTTCTGGTTGCTGCAGCTACCAGAAAGGCGCACGGGCGCGAAGCGCCTAAAGTGTGAAGTCCGCGAAATCGAAGCCCGGGGTCACGACGCAACTGACGAGTGTCGGTTCGTCGCCCTCGGGCTTCGCGCGCTGCCAGTGTCGCGGCGGGACAAGCAGTTGCGGCTGCTGGCCCGCCGCGACGTCGGCGCCGAGGAGAAGCGGTTCGGGATCGCCGGGCCGGTCGCCGTCACCGCCGAGTTCGAGCCGCAGGGGGCTGCCCCGGTGGTACAGCCACATCTCGGCGCTGCGCACGCTGTGCCATTCGGACTGCTGCCCGGGCATCAGCAGGAACAGGATGGCGGTGCCTGCCGCGCGCGGTCCCGGGTAGTCGCCGGGCAGGCTCGCCGCGGGGATCGTCACGTCGCTGCGCCACGTTTCGCGGTACCAGCCGCCTTCCGCGTGCGGCGCGAGGTCGAGGGTTCGGGCCCACTCCGGTAATTCGGTCATGTCAGCCATTGTGCCGTCCGGTGCCCGCGCCGGGGGTGCGGTCGGACCACCCCTGGGGTGTCTTATCTCGGGGCGTCGTAGCCGCGAGAGTCGTAGGTGATCAGAGGGCGGGGCACGAACTCTCGCCCACACCAGCGACAATCAGGAGAAACCATGCTCGGAATCATGCTCGGACTCGGCGGAGCCGCACTCGGACTCGGCCTCGGTGTCATGGCCCTCGGGGTCGGCCTCCTTCTCAGTGACGCGACGATCAAGCACGATGTCGACGAACTCTCGGACTGACTCCGTGTGGGTCGATACTCGGCGGGGGCGGGCACGGGCGCGAACAGCGGCCCGTGCCCGTCACCCGTTGGCGTGGCTTCATTCGTCTCTGACGCGCAGGCGAGGCGTCGCGTCGCAGGCGCCCCCGACGAGTGCCGGCGAGGTGCTCGAGCGTCTCGCCGACATGCCGCTCAGCGTCTGGACCTACGGTTTCGATCACGACTCGGTGCGGCACCTGGGCCCGATGTCGCAGGATTTCGCGACCGCGTTCGGTCTCGGTTCCACCGACCGCCGCGTGGCGATGGTGGACGCGAACGGGGTGTGCATGGCGAGCATTCAGGCCTTGTACCGGCGGGTCATTGCGCTCGAAGCGGAAGTCGAGCGCCTGCGGGCGTAGCGTCCGCGTCGGGTGACGCACCGCGGTGTCCCGGCCGCCACCAGTTGGCGTCGCCCAGCAGATACATCGTCGAGGGGACCAGCACCATCCGCACGATCGTCGCGTCGATGAAGACGGCGGTCGCGAGTCCGACGCCCATCATCTTCACGGTCACGTCCCCGTCGAGCGCGAATCCGGCGAACACCGCGACCATGATTGCCGCCGCACTGGTGATCACCCGACCGGTCGATGCCAGACCCTCGACGACGCTGCGGTGCGAGTCACCCGTGTCGAGCCAGCGCTCGCGGACCCGGGAGAGCAGGAACACCTCGTAGTCCATCGACAGTCCGAACAGGATGGTGAACATCAGGATCGGCACCCAGCTGGACACGGGAAGTGCGTGCGGAAGTCCGAGTAACTCTGCGCCCCAACCCCATTGGAACACCATCACCATCACGCCGTAGGCGGCCGCGACGGACAGCAGGTTCATGACGGCCGCCTTCACCGCGACCACCGGCGCGCGGAACACGAAGGTGAGCAGCACCACCGACAGCGCGACGACGAATGCGATCACCAGCCACAGCCGCTCGGCGAGGCGCGCGGAGATGTCTGCGAACGACGCGGTCAGTCCGGTGACGTGGACGCCGTCGGCGGCGTCCGACCGGATTCGTTCGAGCAGTTCGGTGCTGCGGGGATCACTCGGACCGGTGGTCGGCTGCACTTCGATCAGCGCGGCCGTCGAGGTGATGTCATCGATAGGACGCGCCGCGTCGGAGTTCATCAGGACGGGCGAGACCGACGCCACCCCCGGTTCGGCTGCGAGATCACGCGCGATGGCCGGAAGTTCGGCTGCCGGAACCATGTTCAGATCGACCGCCACCATCAGGGGGCCGTTGGCGCCGGGCCCGAACTCGGCGTCGATCAGGTCGTAGGCCTGCCGGATCGTGTTGGTGGCCGGCGCGCTACCGGCGTCCTGCGGCCACGTCCGCATGCCCAGAACCGGTGCGGCCAGGAGCAGCAGCACCCCGAGCGCCGTCAGAGCCCACAGCCACGGCCTGCGACTCACCCGGATCGCCCACCGCTCGGTCAGGGGCGACGTGGCGCGACGGTCGGCCCGGGCACGTGACCGCGTGCCGAGCACCCGTCGGCCCGCGAGCCCGCACAGCGCGGGTACCAGCGTCACCGACGTGAGCATCACGATGCCGACCATCGCGAACGTGGCGTACCCGAACGACGCGTACATCGGCAGCCCGGACAGTCGCAATCCGAACAGAGAGACGAGGACCGTGGTGCCGGCGAATACGACGGACGCCCCGGCGGTGGAGTTGGCGGCTGCCACGGCGTCCCGGACCGGCATCCCGGACCGCAGTCCTTCGGTGTAGCGGGTGACGAGCAGCAGCGCGTAGTCGATTCCGACGCCGATCCCGACCATCGTCGCGATGGTCGGGGCGATGGTGCTGATGCTGGTGAACCCGGCCATGATCGTGATGAGCCCGGACCCGATGCCGACGCCGACGAGCGCCACCGCCAGGGGCAGTCCCGCGGCCACCACCGAACCGAACGCGAACACGAGGATGACCAGCGCCAGGATCATTCCCACCGCCTCGGCGGTACCCGACGGCGTGGAGATGTTCTCCGGGACCTGCCCGCCGAGTTCCACCCGCAGCCCACCCGCCCGCGTGTCGGCGACCGCGGCGTCGAGAGCGTCGACGCCCTCGCTGCCGTGGAAGTCGGTCACCGGAATGCGGTAGTTGAGGCTGATCACGGCGGTGTCGGAATCCTGGGACAGGCGGGGCGGCGACACGGAACTCACCCCGTTCACCTCTCCCAGTCTGCTGCCGAGACCGGCGAGGACCGCGGGATCGAGCGGTCCGTCCTCGGAGTGCACGACCACCCGGGCGTCGGCCCCCGACATCTCCGGGAACCGGTCACTCAGCAGGTTCGTCCCCTGCTGCGACGGGAGACCGGGCACGTTGTAGTCGTCGTGGTTGGTGCCACCGAATGCCGACGCGGCGGCGAACACCAGAACGAGCAGTGTCGCCCAGGTGGCGATCACCCGCCACGGATGAGTGGCGGCAGCCGCGCCGAGGCGCGCGAGCAGGGAACTCATGAGAGGGCCTCCGGAGAGCAGGTGTGTTCTGTCGCCTCCGACTGTGCGCGCGGCGGCTAGTGGCCCACTTGGAACTCGCTTGGGTAGGTGGTCACCCGGGTGCGGGCGGCCGTCACCCAGGCCGGGCAGCCGCAGCGCTGCGCCAGCGCGAGTGCGGCGGAGTAGTGCGTGCGCGCGTCGTCGGGACGGCCGAGGAGCAGCGCGAGGTCACCGAGCACGGTGTCGACGGGGCCCACCGCGAACGCTCCCGTGTCGCCGCCGCCGATCTGTCCGCTGTAGGGGCGCAACTCCGCGTACACCGCCGCCGCCTCGTCCCGCTCACGCAGGCCCGCGACCACGATGCCTCGCAGCGACATCATCAGCGAATGGAAGAAGTCGCGGCGGACCGGACGGTGGTGGCGGCGCGCCTCCCGGGCCTGATCCGGTTTGCCGTTGGCGAGCAGGGCGAGGGCGTGCAGGTCGACGATCACGTCGGCCGCGGCACTGTCGATGGTCGCGATCATCGGCTCGAGCTCGCCGACTCGTCCCTCGGTGAGCCGCAGCGTGAACACCGACAGCGCGAAGACGCCGTCCGCGTCGAGACCCGCACGGGTCATCAGTTCGTGCCCGCGCACGTAGTGCTGCTCCGCCGCGCCCAGATCCCCGGTGAGGTGCGCGACCATCGCACGGCTCATCTGCCGGGTGGCCTGTGCCTGCTGGAATTGGTACCGGTCGGCCAGCTCGGACTGGATGCTCATGTGGTGCTCGATCGCGCCGATGTCGCCGATCCCCGACGCGATCTCGGCCAGCAGATGGTGGCCCAGCATGGTGAACACAGGCAGTTGCGTCTCGTCACCGATCCGGAGCAGTTCGTCGCCGATCACGTGGTCGCCGACCGTGCTGGTCGTCGATCCCGTTCCGGCGTGGAGTGCGCAGAGCGCCAGCCCGAGCAGCACCGGATCGTCCAGGTCGCGGGCGAGCGCTTCCGCCTCCCGGACCGCGGAATCGGTGCGCTCGTGGTCCTCCGCCCCGATCTCGTGCACGAGTGTCACCAGCAGCCGGCACCGCATCGCCGGCTTCAGGTCGTCGCCTCGCAGCAGCGTCTCGATCTGCTCGACGACGGCCGCATCCACTTCGCCGTATCGCCGGTTGATCCACGGCGTCGGGGTGTCGACGAACGCGAGCGCCCGGATCGCGAGATCGGTGCGCCCAGCCTCCCGGGCGAGCGCGAGTGCCCGGTTCCGGGAGCGGGACCCGTCCAGTGCGCTGCCGGCGGCCAGTTGCGCGCGGCTCAGCTCGGTGAGGAGTTCGACCCGCTCGTCTACCGATGCGGCCGACTCCGGCGGCAGCCGGTCCGCCGCGCGCAGGGCGTGGTCGAGGAAGCCGATCTCCGCATCGTGGGCGTAGCGGTCGGCCGCCTGCGCCGCGGCCGCAACGTTGTGGTCGAGGGCCTGTCGTGCGGTGGCCGCGGACAGCGCCTCGGTGAAATGGTGGGCCAGTGCCGCGACGTCGTGCGGCCGCAACTCCTCGAGTGCTGCCCCGACCCGCGCGTGCCAGCGGCTCCTGCGGAGCCGGGTGAGATCGGAGTAGAGAGTGTCGCGGACGAGGGCGTGCGTGAATCGGACCGTCCCGGCCCGCGGTTCACCGAGCAATCCGGCGATCACCCCGGATTCCAGAGCGTCGAAGACGGTGTCCTCGTCGACTTCGGCTGCGCGGGTGAGGATGTCGATGTCGGATTCGCGGCCCACGACCGCGGCGAGCCGCAGGACCGAGACGGCGAGTTCGGGGAGACGGGCGATCCGCCGGCGCAGGACGTCCCGGACTCCCTCGGGCACCTCCGATGTGGCCACCAGTTCGCCCTCGCTCTCCAGGAGCCGGGCGCTCTCCTGCAGATAGAACGGATTGCCGCCGGTCCGGTCGGCGAGGGCACGGAGGGTGTCGGGGTCGGGGTCGCGGCCCGACACCTGCCGGATCAACTCCGCCGAGTCGTCGGGTCCGAGGCCGTTCAGGCGGATCCGCGTCGGTTGCAGCGACGCGAGATCAGCGAAACAGTTTTCCAGCCTGGCGTCCACCTCGTCCGGCCGGAACGCGAGGAGCAGCAGGATCGGCGACCGCTGCTGTGCCAGCCGCACGAGGATCGACAGGGTTTCCTCGTCGGCGCGGTGGACGTCGTCGAGGACGACGGCGAGGGGGCGGTGCTCGCGGACGGTCCCGAGGTAGTCGGCGACGGCACGGTGCAGCAGGAACCGCCCGCTCGGTGCGTCCGCGCGTGCCGCGTGCGAACGGTCGTCGGAGAGCAGCGGTGCGAGCGCGGCCGTCTCGGCACCGGGGTCGACCGTCTCGCGCAGGGCCCGCAGGATCTCCACCCACGCCCAGGCGGGTGGGGCGCCGTCCACTTCGGGGCAGCGGCCCACCGCCACCTGCCAGCCGGCGGCGTCCAGTGTCCGGCGGAACCGGCGCAGAAGTGACGACTTTCCGGATCCGGCATCGCCTCCCAGGAGGACGACGGGGGTGCCCGGTGCGGTCATCAGCGCGGTCAGGGTCGCCAATTCCTCGGTGCGGCCGAGGAACCGCGGGGCCGGGGTGGTGTCGGCCGGCTCGGCCACCGGCGCCGAAACGGGGGCCGGTGGGACGGTGCCGGTGAGGATCCGGCGTTCGAGTTCCGTCAGACCCGGACCGGGATCGAGCCCGAGTTCGCTCGCCAATCGGTCGCGGGCCTCGCGCAGCGCGGCTAGGGCGTCCGCCTGCCGCCCGCCGCGGTGCAAGGCCAGCGCCAGCAACCGCCACCCCTCTTCCCGGAGGGGGTGCTCCCGGGTGAGGGCCTGCGCGTCGAGCACGGCGCCGGCCGCGTCGCCGGACGCGAGGGCGGCCGCGACCAGACGTTCGCGGGCCACCACCCGCACTTCCTCGAGCCGGGCGATCTCGGCGAGCGCCCACGGTTCACCGGCCACCTCGGCGTACGCCGGTCCGCGCCACAGGGTCAGCGCCCGCTGCAGATCGGCGCGCGCCGTCTCGGCGCCGGCCGACCGGATCAGGCTCTCGAACTCCCAGGCATCGACACCGGACGTCGGCAGTGTGAGCGCATACCCGGGGGCCCGGCTCACCAGGACCGTGGAGTCCGCCCGCGGAGCACGGTGCGGTTCGAGGGCGCGGCGCAGGTTCGAAATGTACGCCTGAAGTGCGCCGACGGCCCGCGGTGGGGGAGCGCCGTGCCAGAGGTCGTCGACGAGCCGATCGACGGACACCACCTCGCCGCGCGCGACGAGCAGAAGTGCGAGCACGGCCCGCTGGCGGGGGC
It includes:
- the fdxA gene encoding ferredoxin, encoding MTYTIAEPCVDVLDKACIEECPVDCIYEGGRMLYIHPDECVDCGACEPVCPVEAIFYEDDVPDQWVEYTKANADFFDDLGSPGGAAKLGKVDYDPPFVKALPPMAEGD
- a CDS encoding ABC-F family ATP-binding cassette domain-containing protein; the encoded protein is MTATLRISGLSASRGERTLFSGLDLTVAPGDVTGLVGANGAGKSTLLTTLAGIGSADVEGSVVLSPPDAAVGYLAQEPDRIAGETVLDFLGRRTGVTEAELTMNAAAETLGESDDDLYSPALERWLALGGADLAERAEKVVSELGLGVSLDAHMTSLSGGQAARAGLASLLLSRYDVLLLDEPTNDLDLVGLEQLERFVAESRAAMVVVSHDREFLARTVTGIVELDLAQQQIAVYDGSYDSYLAEREIARRHAREAYEEYAGTRSDLEDRAQMQRNWMEHGVRNARRKAKDNDKIGKGLRTESTEKQAAKARQTQRRIERLEVVEEPRKEWELRMEIAAAPRSGSVVATANGATVAWGGDRDFTFGPVSTQVDWGDRIIVTGANGSGKTTLLKVLLGKLALDAGTATLGSGVAVGEIDQARGLFEGTEKVADAFAAQVPHWPDAEVRTLLAKFGLKGHHVLRPAGSLSPGERTRAALALLQARGVNLLVLDEPTNHLDLPAIEQLEQAMENFDGTLLLVTHDRRMLDSTRSTRRWRMDGGRLSEQ
- a CDS encoding class I SAM-dependent methyltransferase, with amino-acid sequence MGLGYTLAYRFKITPWVKAGRIFGNQIETLLDPFDIPPGKVLDVGCGTGDHAIEMARRGWEVTGIDTVQLALDKARSKARKAGVDARFMHADATDLEHAVGRGYHLILDVGCYHGLNDHDRAAYADNVTTVSEPHATLLMFAFGPGHRGPIPRGVSRSDVERTFEKWKLVSDVDADTTGMPGPLKKADPRWFRLIKR
- a CDS encoding aldo/keto reductase encodes the protein MGFNNAQSPVPTVTLNDGNSIPALGFGVWQVPDDESHAAVTEALKAGYRSIDTAKIYENETGVGRALADSGIARDELFVTTKLWNDDQGYDSTLRAFDDSLNRLGLDYVDLYLIHWPVPSADRYVDTFKAFQKIKADGRARSIGVSNFTPETLDRLIAETGEVPAINQVELHPRFNQADLRAFHTGKGIATEAWSPLGQGTVLEDESIAKIAAAHGKTTAQVIIRWHLQIGNVVIPKSVTPERIAANFDVFDFELTPDEINTVGSLTRADGRIGPDPAA
- a CDS encoding cupin domain-containing protein is translated as MTELPEWARTLDLAPHAEGGWYRETWRSDVTIPAASLPGDYPGPRAAGTAILFLLMPGQQSEWHSVRSAEMWLYHRGSPLRLELGGDGDRPGDPEPLLLGADVAAGQQPQLLVPPRHWQRAKPEGDEPTLVSCVVTPGFDFADFTL
- a CDS encoding tail fiber domain-containing protein, which encodes MWVDTRRGRARARTAARARHPLAWLHSSLTRRRGVASQAPPTSAGEVLERLADMPLSVWTYGFDHDSVRHLGPMSQDFATAFGLGSTDRRVAMVDANGVCMASIQALYRRVIALEAEVERLRA
- a CDS encoding MMPL family transporter encodes the protein MSSLLARLGAAAATHPWRVIATWATLLVLVFAAASAFGGTNHDDYNVPGLPSQQGTNLLSDRFPEMSGADARVVVHSEDGPLDPAVLAGLGSRLGEVNGVSSVSPPRLSQDSDTAVISLNYRIPVTDFHGSEGVDALDAAVADTRAGGLRVELGGQVPENISTPSGTAEAVGMILALVILVFAFGSVVAAGLPLAVALVGVGIGSGLITIMAGFTSISTIAPTIATMVGIGVGIDYALLLVTRYTEGLRSGMPVRDAVAAANSTAGASVVFAGTTVLVSLFGLRLSGLPMYASFGYATFAMVGIVMLTSVTLVPALCGLAGRRVLGTRSRARADRRATSPLTERWAIRVSRRPWLWALTALGVLLLLAAPVLGMRTWPQDAGSAPATNTIRQAYDLIDAEFGPGANGPLMVAVDLNMVPAAELPAIARDLAAEPGVASVSPVLMNSDAARPIDDITSTAALIEVQPTTGPSDPRSTELLERIRSDAADGVHVTGLTASFADISARLAERLWLVIAFVVALSVVLLTFVFRAPVVAVKAAVMNLLSVAAAYGVMVMVFQWGWGAELLGLPHALPVSSWVPILMFTILFGLSMDYEVFLLSRVRERWLDTGDSHRSVVEGLASTGRVITSAAAIMVAVFAGFALDGDVTVKMMGVGLATAVFIDATIVRMVLVPSTMYLLGDANWWRPGHRGASPDADATPAGARLPLRAQ
- a CDS encoding BTAD domain-containing putative transcriptional regulator, which codes for MLRIRVLGTLEAEDDAGAVDLGGPRQRAVLALLLVARGEVVSVDRLVDDLWHGAPPPRAVGALQAYISNLRRALEPHRAPRADSTVLVSRAPGYALTLPTSGVDAWEFESLIRSAGAETARADLQRALTLWRGPAYAEVAGEPWALAEIARLEEVRVVARERLVAAALASGDAAGAVLDAQALTREHPLREEGWRLLALALHRGGRQADALAALREARDRLASELGLDPGPGLTELERRILTGTVPPAPVSAPVAEPADTTPAPRFLGRTEELATLTALMTAPGTPVVLLGGDAGSGKSSLLRRFRRTLDAAGWQVAVGRCPEVDGAPPAWAWVEILRALRETVDPGAETAALAPLLSDDRSHAARADAPSGRFLLHRAVADYLGTVREHRPLAVVLDDVHRADEETLSILVRLAQQRSPILLLLAFRPDEVDARLENCFADLASLQPTRIRLNGLGPDDSAELIRQVSGRDPDPDTLRALADRTGGNPFYLQESARLLESEGELVATSEVPEGVRDVLRRRIARLPELAVSVLRLAAVVGRESDIDILTRAAEVDEDTVFDALESGVIAGLLGEPRAGTVRFTHALVRDTLYSDLTRLRRSRWHARVGAALEELRPHDVAALAHHFTEALSAATARQALDHNVAAAAQAADRYAHDAEIGFLDHALRAADRLPPESAASVDERVELLTELSRAQLAAGSALDGSRSRNRALALAREAGRTDLAIRALAFVDTPTPWINRRYGEVDAAVVEQIETLLRGDDLKPAMRCRLLVTLVHEIGAEDHERTDSAVREAEALARDLDDPVLLGLALCALHAGTGSTTSTVGDHVIGDELLRIGDETQLPVFTMLGHHLLAEIASGIGDIGAIEHHMSIQSELADRYQFQQAQATRQMSRAMVAHLTGDLGAAEQHYVRGHELMTRAGLDADGVFALSVFTLRLTEGRVGELEPMIATIDSAAADVIVDLHALALLANGKPDQAREARRHHRPVRRDFFHSLMMSLRGIVVAGLRERDEAAAVYAELRPYSGQIGGGDTGAFAVGPVDTVLGDLALLLGRPDDARTHYSAALALAQRCGCPAWVTAARTRVTTYPSEFQVGH